DNA sequence from the Streptomyces canus genome:
TTTCGGTGAGGTTTCGCCTCCGCTAAGCGGGCGAACGAGCGGGCGCGGAAGCCGGATTGTCAGTGGTGGACGGCAAGCTGGAGATGCACGCCCGTAGGGGCTGCGACCGACGCGCCCCGTCCGGGGGTGCCACCGACGCCGACTTGGGGAGAGCCGCCGATGCCCACCGCCGTACTGACCGACCGTGAGCGCACCGCCGTCCAGGCCTATCTGCGGCTGTTGCACACGGTCCGAGCCGCCTTCGACACCGCGGCCGGCCCGCCCGACACCGCCCGACCACCGGTCGTCCCGCCGGCGGTCCTCGCCGAGGCCGAACAGGCGCTGGCGGACGCGGGCCTCGCGGGCAACGAGGAGGCGTTCTTCAGGCTCCTGCAGAGCTGGTGTCCGCCGGAGTCCTAGACATACGACCCGCGCCGTGCGCTCAGGCGTGCGGCACGGTCATCGATGTCGCGACCAGACCGCCCCGGACCGCCCAGCGGCCCTCGAAGACGCCGCGGCGCTCGCCGCGCACCAGCGGGCCGGGGACGAGGAGTTCGGCGCGCAGAGCGCCGCCTGAGGGCTGTGCGGGGTCGACGAGGATCTCTATGTCGGCCTCGCTGAAGTCCAGCCACGTGCCGGTGAGCGGGAACCACGCCTTGTAGACGGACTCCTTGGCGCTGAACAGCAACCGGTCCCAGTGGACCGCGGGGTACGCCCCGGCGAGGTCCCGCAGCCTGACCCGTTCCCCCGGCAGGGAGACACTCCCCAGCACGCCCTCCGGGAGCGGTCCGTGGGGTTCGGCGTCGATGCCGAGGGAGGCCAGGTCGGCGGCGCGGACCAGGGCGGCGGCGCAGTAACCGTCGCAGTGGGTCATGCTGCCGGTGAGGCCGGCCGGCCACCGCGGGGCGCCGCGTTCCCCGGGCAGGACCGGCTGCGGCGGCACCCCGAGCTTCTCCATGGCCCGGCGGGCGCAGGCCCGCACGACGGTGAACTCACGACGGCGTTTGGGGACCGCGGAGGCGACGAGCGCGGCTTCCTCCGGGTACAGCGTGGCGTTCTCGGGCTCGTCGTGACCGTGGACCTCGACGGCCACCACCGAGTCCGGCAGGAGTTCCTCGATCACCGTGAGCCGACCTCCCTGGGCACGATCCGGCGCAGCCGTCCGGGCGGCTCCGGCCGCTTGCGCCACTCCCGCGGATAGCCCACCGACACCTCCTCGAAGCGGACACCCTCGTGCCAGGTGGTCCGCGGGATGTGCAGATGGCCGTAGACCATGGTCTCGACGCGGAAC
Encoded proteins:
- a CDS encoding 4'-phosphopantetheinyl transferase family protein yields the protein MIEELLPDSVVAVEVHGHDEPENATLYPEEAALVASAVPKRRREFTVVRACARRAMEKLGVPPQPVLPGERGAPRWPAGLTGSMTHCDGYCAAALVRAADLASLGIDAEPHGPLPEGVLGSVSLPGERVRLRDLAGAYPAVHWDRLLFSAKESVYKAWFPLTGTWLDFSEADIEILVDPAQPSGGALRAELLVPGPLVRGERRGVFEGRWAVRGGLVATSMTVPHA